The sequence CTTATACTGTTGTCTCTTGGCATGGTTTTCCTCCTTCTAATATCTCCATAAATCTATCGTATATTCCGCCTTCATCTCTATCTCCAGGATAAAATTGCACACCAAATGCCAAAAGGTTCTTATGCCTTATCCCTTCAATAGATTTATCGTTTAAGTTAATATGGGTTTTTATTATATCATCGGCTAATTGTGTTACTGTGTAGGAATGCGCTTGGGATGTAATAAGGATTTTCCCTTCCCCTATGTCTTTTACCGGATTACTTGTACCCCTGTGACCGTATTTTAACTTTTCCACACTTCCTCCAAGACTTAGAGTTAAGAGTAGATATCCGAGGTTAATACCTAATATAGGCTTTTGACATATTAGCTCTTTAATGTTTTCGATTATCTGTGGGAGGTCATAGGGGTTTCCAGGCCCATTGGATAAAAGTATACCATCCGGATTTATTTCCAATATCTCTTTAGCTGAGGTATCCGCAGGAAAAACTGTTATTTGATAATCCCTTTCTTTAAAAAAGTTGATAATACTTTTCCTTACACCAAAATCTAAAATTGCAATATGTTTTTTATTTCCTTCTATTTTATAAACTTCTTTTGTTGTTACTTCTAACACAGCATTTTTATTATGGGTTACTTTTAATTTTTGCTCTATTTGGCTTTCTGTAAGCTCTCTTACTGTAATAATCCCTTTCATTGTCCCATGATTTCTTATAACTTTTGTTAAAGCTCTTGTATCAATACCTTCTAGACCAATAACTCGATTTTGCTTTAGATATCCATCTAGTTCCATTTCACAGCGCCAGTTACTGGGGTAATCAGATTTTTCTTTTACAATAAGTCCTCTTACCTTGACACTGTTTGATTCCATATCATCTAGATTTATTCCATAGTTTCCTATTAGGGGATAGGTCATAACCATGATCTGCCCATAATTCGTCGAATCCGTCAAAACTTCTTGGTATCCTGTCATGGCCGTATTAAATACTACTTCTCCCGCACTTTCTTTAATGTGACCAAAGGCTTTTCCTTCAAAAACCATACCATTTTCCAGTATAAGCTGTGCTTTCATTATTAAACCCCCTGTAAATCTTTTTTCATATCCAGTACTGCTTCTCTTGAAGCCTTTGCAAATTCTTTTTCACTGTATTTGTTCTTATATTTATCTAATTTATAAGCAGCAATAATTCCCCTTGAAGAATTAACTATTGCTCCTAACCCGTTTTTATCAAAGCATCCTCTTAAATCCTTTGCAGTAGCTCCTTGAGCTCCATAACCTGGTACTAGGAAAAAAGTATGGGGCATTAATTGTCTAAGTCTTATCCCCTGTTCTGGATAAGTGGCTCCTACTACTGCACCTATATGACTATAGCCTCTTTTACCCATAACCTCTTCTCCCCATTTTGAAACCAATCTTCCGACCCTTTCATATATTTTTTCTCCTTCAACTTCTAGGTCTTGGATTTCACCACTGTTGGGGTTTGAGGTTTTAACTAAGACAAATAATCCTTTGTCATAGGTTTTGCAATGACTCATATAGGGCTCTATGGAATCATATCCAAGATAAGGATTAAGGGTAATGCTATCTTCATGATATACTTCATACTCCTCATCCTCTACTTTAACCCTCCCTATATGCCCATCGGCATAAGCTTCTGCCGTGGATGCTATATCACTTCTTTTAATATCTCCTATGATTATTAATCCTTTTTTCTTAGCATATGAAATAGTATCGATATAAGCTTTTATTCCCACGGGACCATACTGTTCATACATCGCTACCTGAGGCTTGACCGCTGGTACTAAGTCATATACCTCATCTATTATGGCCTTATTAAATTCATAAAAGGCTTGGGCACAAGCTTCCGGGGTTTTGCCATGCATTTCATAGGCTCTTTCTTTTATAAAACTTGGAATAAAATTAAGCCTTGGGTCTAGTCCTACCACTGTTGGGTTATTGGTTTCCTCTATTTTTTGTATTAGTCTATCAATCATAATAATCCTCCTTCATTTAGTACGAGATTTCCTCTAACCATTGTATATTTAACTTTCCCTTTAACCTTATAACCGTTAAAGGGGCTATTTTTACTTTTTGATTCAAATTTGTCAACATTAATTTCATATTCTTCTTTAGGGTCTATTATTGTTATATCTGCTACTTTCCCTACTGCAAGTATTCCTCTATCAATCCCTAAAAGTTTTGCCGGATTAGTGCTCATTTTTTCTATAAGTTGAAGAGGAGTCAATATATCTTCTTCAACCAAGTGGGTAACCCCTAAGGGCAAGGCTGTTTCTAGGCCTACTATACCAAAGGCTGCCTTATCATATTCACAATTTTTCTCATCTTTATGATGGGGGGCATGATCTGTTGCTATTATCTCTATTGTATTATCTCTTAACCCTTCTTTTAAACTTTCAACATCTTTGGTACTCCTAAGGGGTGGATTCATTTTAGTATTGGCGTCATATCCTTCTACCACCTCATCTGTAAGTGCAAAGTGATGGGGGCAAACTTCGGCACTTACATTTTCCCCCCTTAATTTTGCTTCTCTAAGTAGCTGTACACTTCCTTTTGTACTTATATGGCAGATATGAAGTCTTACCCCTGTATTTCTCCCTAGGATAATGTCTCTTGCAACTATAACTTCTTCTGAATCAGCACTAATGCCT comes from Candidatus Epulonipiscium sp. and encodes:
- a CDS encoding dihydroorotase; its protein translation is MKILIQNGRVLDPLSRTDGVKDILVEDGLIRAIEDKIEIFADKVIDAEGFWVTPGLIDVHVHLREPGYEYKETIKTGSRAAAKGGFTTICCMPNTNPVIDNEILVEYIKMKAEKEAIVNVLPIGSITKGQKGEELSNIGKMAKAGICAISEDGKSVINAGLLKKAMKYAGMFDIPIFSHCEDNTLVGGGVMNAGEVSERVGMKGISADSEEVIVARDIILGRNTGVRLHICHISTKGSVQLLREAKLRGENVSAEVCPHHFALTDEVVEGYDANTKMNPPLRSTKDVESLKEGLRDNTIEIIATDHAPHHKDEKNCEYDKAAFGIVGLETALPLGVTHLVEEDILTPLQLIEKMSTNPAKLLGIDRGILAVGKVADITIIDPKEEYEINVDKFESKSKNSPFNGYKVKGKVKYTMVRGNLVLNEGGLL
- the pyrF gene encoding orotidine-5'-phosphate decarboxylase, giving the protein MIDRLIQKIEETNNPTVVGLDPRLNFIPSFIKERAYEMHGKTPEACAQAFYEFNKAIIDEVYDLVPAVKPQVAMYEQYGPVGIKAYIDTISYAKKKGLIIIGDIKRSDIASTAEAYADGHIGRVKVEDEEYEVYHEDSITLNPYLGYDSIEPYMSHCKTYDKGLFVLVKTSNPNSGEIQDLEVEGEKIYERVGRLVSKWGEEVMGKRGYSHIGAVVGATYPEQGIRLRQLMPHTFFLVPGYGAQGATAKDLRGCFDKNGLGAIVNSSRGIIAAYKLDKYKNKYSEKEFAKASREAVLDMKKDLQGV
- the carA gene encoding glutamine-hydrolyzing carbamoyl-phosphate synthase small subunit, which produces MKAQLILENGMVFEGKAFGHIKESAGEVVFNTAMTGYQEVLTDSTNYGQIMVMTYPLIGNYGINLDDMESNSVKVRGLIVKEKSDYPSNWRCEMELDGYLKQNRVIGLEGIDTRALTKVIRNHGTMKGIITVRELTESQIEQKLKVTHNKNAVLEVTTKEVYKIEGNKKHIAILDFGVRKSIINFFKERDYQITVFPADTSAKEILEINPDGILLSNGPGNPYDLPQIIENIKELICQKPILGINLGYLLLTLSLGGSVEKLKYGHRGTSNPVKDIGEGKILITSQAHSYTVTQLADDIIKTHINLNDKSIEGIRHKNLLAFGVQFYPGDRDEGGIYDRFMEILEGGKPCQETTV